Genomic window (Streptomyces sp. NBC_01431):
GACATCTTTAGATCCCACAGCGCTACCTGATCCCTGGCAATCCCTGCACGAGCTTCTGGCAGCCATGGACGCCGAGATCGAGCAGGTCTACGCAGAGCGTGGCATCGAGGGGGTGCGGCCTCGGTTCGCCTATCCGCTAATCCGGCTCGCCCACACCGGACCACTGACCATTCGCGAGCTTGCGAAGTCCCTGGACCGCTCGCACTCCGCGATCAGCCAGACCATCGCCGCCATGCGCAAGGAGGATCTGGTCACCTCCGAGCCGGGGCCTGACGCCCGCACCCGGCGGATCGACCTGACCGAGCGCGGCCGGTCGCTGGTGCCGTTCCTAGAGGCGGAGTGGCGCGCTACCCACGCGACGGTCGCCGAACTGGACGGCGAGGTCCCGTATGCGATGACCACCGTTGTCGAGGAGGTGCGGCGGGCGCTGGAACGCCGGTCGATGCGGCAGCGGATCCTCCACCACCTTGTCGAGCCACCGCGATGAGGGGGCGTGTCCATGTCCGGTTTCTCGACACCCGCCCGCTGCGTAGCAGCCAGCCGTTTCGCGACCTGTGGATCGGCACCTCGGTCTCTCAACTCGGCGGACAGATAGCCAACATGGCGGTGCTGGCCCAGGTCTGGGAGCTGACCGGCAGCCCGGTTGGCACTGGCGCCATCGGGCTCGCCACCGGCTTGCCGATGGTGCTGTTCGGACTGCTCGGCGGCACGTTGGCCGACACCTTTGACCGCCGTGCGGTGGTGCGGGCCACCACCGCAGGTCAACTGCTGGCCGCCGCAGGGCTGTGTGCCCAGGCCCTGGCGGACAACCGCAACGTCCTGCTGCTGCTCGCTCTGGTAGCCATGGGGACGAGCTGCAGCGCTCTCGGCGCTCCCGCCCGGCGCACCTTTCCGGTCCGGCTGTTGCCGGGCGACCAGGTCGCGGCCGGGCTCGCGCTGACCAACGTCTCCTTCCAGGCAGCGATGCTGGCCGGCCCCGCGATGGCCGGGCTGATCATCGCGGGTTGGGATTTCCCTGCCGCGTACGCCGCCCAGGCCTTGGCCATGGCGGTCTCGATGCTTGCGGTAATCCGCCTGCCTGTCATGCGGCCCGAAGGCGCCGACGCGGCAGGCGGCAGGCGCCGGCCGGAGCGTGGCGGCTGGCGGATCGTCCTGCGCCGCCCGACGCTGTGGGGCTCGATGGCCACCGACTTGTCCGCAACGCTGCTCGCCATGCCCATCGCACTCTTCCCACTGGTCAACGAGATCCGATTCGGGGGAAACCCGCAGACCCTCGGCCTGTTCCTCTCGGCCGTCGCGGTCGGGGGGATCACGGCCGGTCTGCTCTCCGGCACAGTGACGCGCTGGCGCCGCAGCGGTCTGGTACAGCTGTCCGCAGCCGGGGTCTGGGGCCTGGCGTTGGCCTGTTTCGGTCTGGCGGGGCCGCTGTGGCTGGCGCTCGGCTGCCTGGCCGTGGCGGGCGCTGCCGACACCGTGTCTGTCGTCACCCGCAGTGCCCTGGTCCAGCTGGAGACCCCGGACGCGTACCGGGGGCGGGTCTCCTCGGTAGAACACGTCGTCGGTGTCGCGGGCCCCGAACTCGGCAGCTTCCGTGGTGGTCTGTTGGCGTCGGTCACCTCTGCCCCCTTCTCATTGGTCTTCGGGGGACTGTCCGCCATTCTGGCGGTCGCCGCCGTGGCCGCGACCAACGCCCCCCTGCGCTCCTACCGCACGCCGCCTGCTGCCGCGAAGCCGCCCGTCCCTGGAGTCGCCGACGCGCCGGCGGCCGCTGGTTAGGTTTGCTGATTCGCCTCCAGCCTTGACGCCCGGCGAGGGATGGTCATTCCTCGTCGACGGCGTCCGGATCACGCAGCGGACGCAGGAACGACTGAGCATGCCCGCACGCATGGAGCCCCGACTGCTTCCGTAACCACAGAGATCACGCAGGCCATTACCGAAGTTCTCAGCTCTGGGACGGCGTTGGTGGTCATGAACGCGCGGTATGACCTCTCCCTACTGGACCGTGAGTGCCGACGGATGCCAGTGCTTCTCTCCATGATGCTGTGATGTGGAATGCCCCGATCCCGCCCTCGCCGTCCCGGATCTGCACGTGGTGATGTGCTGTGCGCTGTGCACCGTTACCTGTACACCGTGCTGAGCTGCGCTGTTGATGGGGAGTCGAACCCCCGCGTTGCTCTTCACGCGCCAGGAGTGGGCTGGAAAACCGCCGGCCCTCGGTGTGTGCACGCCTCCAGAGCGGCTACCTGCTCCACATCGCCCTAGCCTGCCGGACCGGTCAGTCCAGCAGGTCGACCTCCCAGTTCGTGCGCTGGATCCGCACGTCGACCTCGCGGATCTCCTTGGCGAGCACATCGGCCCGGGCGCGTAGTTCCGCGACC
Coding sequences:
- a CDS encoding MarR family winged helix-turn-helix transcriptional regulator; amino-acid sequence: MDAEIEQVYAERGIEGVRPRFAYPLIRLAHTGPLTIRELAKSLDRSHSAISQTIAAMRKEDLVTSEPGPDARTRRIDLTERGRSLVPFLEAEWRATHATVAELDGEVPYAMTTVVEEVRRALERRSMRQRILHHLVEPPR
- a CDS encoding MFS transporter, with the translated sequence MRGRVHVRFLDTRPLRSSQPFRDLWIGTSVSQLGGQIANMAVLAQVWELTGSPVGTGAIGLATGLPMVLFGLLGGTLADTFDRRAVVRATTAGQLLAAAGLCAQALADNRNVLLLLALVAMGTSCSALGAPARRTFPVRLLPGDQVAAGLALTNVSFQAAMLAGPAMAGLIIAGWDFPAAYAAQALAMAVSMLAVIRLPVMRPEGADAAGGRRRPERGGWRIVLRRPTLWGSMATDLSATLLAMPIALFPLVNEIRFGGNPQTLGLFLSAVAVGGITAGLLSGTVTRWRRSGLVQLSAAGVWGLALACFGLAGPLWLALGCLAVAGAADTVSVVTRSALVQLETPDAYRGRVSSVEHVVGVAGPELGSFRGGLLASVTSAPFSLVFGGLSAILAVAAVAATNAPLRSYRTPPAAAKPPVPGVADAPAAAG